A genomic stretch from Malus domestica chromosome 15, GDT2T_hap1 includes:
- the LOC103456162 gene encoding probable 2-oxoglutarate-dependent dioxygenase AOP1: protein MEMDDQVLPILDFSEGLVFKQGSEEWKAMSNKVREACEDYGCFLLLVRDEIPMKLREEMVTAMKALFDLPEETKQKHTSPKPYQSYEGKSPVIPLNESFGIDDACRLDAAQAFTNLMWPQGNPAFCEAMKSMCSKMMDLNITILWMILESFGLGNHYDTHVQNTTSAFRFMKYKAPPPPPPTPSNININVGSSTASPSASPSAALGLVPHTDKNTLTILCQNDVQGLEILTKQGKWVEVMVPEGAVVVFVGDALKAWSNGRLHAVMHRVMMSGDKERYSYSLFSVPKEEVVIEVPQEFIDKEHPLLYKPFNFAEYFTYFTSNVREDALELYAGVDIMS, encoded by the exons ATGGAGATGGATGATCAAGTACTCCCAATTCTTGATTTTTCAGAGGGTCTAGTGTTTAAGCAAGGGAGCGAGGAGTGGAAAGCTATGAGTAACAAAGTGAGAGAGGCATGTGAGGATTATGGTTGCTTTCTTTTGCTAGTGAGGGATGAGATCCCCATGAAGTTGCGTGAAGAAATGGTGACGGCCATGAAAGCTTTGTTTGATCTGCCTGAAGAGACCAAGCAGAAGCACACGAGTCCCAAGCCTTATCAGAGCTACGAAGGCAAGAGCCCGGTCATTCCCTTGAACGAAAGCTTCGGCATCGATGACGCTTGCCGCCTCGACGCAGCTCAGGCCTTCACCAACCTCATGTGGCCTCAAGGAAACCCTGCATTTTG TGAGGCAATGAAATCCATGTGCTCCAAGATGATGGACTTGAATATCACCATCCTTTGGATGATCTTAGAGAGCTTTGGTTTGGGGAACCACTATGACACTCATGTCCAAAACACCACCAGTGCTTTTCGTTTCATGAAGTACAaagctcctcctcctcctcctccaactCCAAGCAACATCAATATTAATGTTGGCTCATCAACAGCATCACCGTCGGCGTCCCCATCAGCTGCCCTGGGCCTTGTGCCTCATActgacaaaaataccctaacCATTCTGTGCCAAAACGATGTGCAAGGCCTAGAGATTCTGACCAAACAAGGCAAATGGGTTGAAGTGATGGTCCCAGAGGGAGCTGTTGTGGTCTTTGTTGGTGATGCACTTAAGGCCTGGAGCAATGGGAGGCTTCATGCAGTGATGCACAGGGTTATGATGAGTGGGGACAAAGAGAGGTACTCTTATTCCCTATTTTCTGTGCCAAAAGAGGAGGTGGTGATTGAAGTGCCACAGGAATTTATAGACAAGGAGCATCCTTTGTTGTACAAGCCATTCAACTTTGCCGAATACTTTACATACTTCACGTCCAATGTTCGTGAGGATGCACTCGAATTATATGCTGGAGTTGATATTATGTCATAA